Genomic segment of Candidatus Binatia bacterium:
ACCGAGCCGAACGTCTCGACTTTGAACACCTCGCCCGCCGGGCTGTAGAACTCGCGGCGCATCGGCAGCAGCGTCTCGGCGTCGATCCAGGTCACCGTGCGGGCGTAGTACCAGGTCTGGATCACCGACGTCGGGATCGACTGCACCTTGTACGCCTTGCGGCCGTCGATCACCTCGGTGCCGAGCAGCTCGTTGGTGGTCTCGAGCGGCAGCATGCCGAGGTCGGCGTAGCTGAAGTCGGTGTCGAGGAAGCTCTGGTAGTTCTCGGCCGGCACGAGCTTGCGGATGCGCCGGACCACCGGGACGTAGAGGTACTCGACCGCCGGGCCGTTCGCCGGGCTCATCGTCAGGTACGCGATGCCGCGCGCGCCCTCGGGCCCGAGCATCACCGTGAGCGTGCGGTCGCCGTCGGGAAAGCGCTTGCGCGCCTGGGCGAGCTGCAGCTTGGTGATGGTGCCGCGGTCGTCGAACGTGAGGTCCATCTTGCGCAGGCTCGGGCGCGGCGGCTCGAGCGCGGCCTTCATCTGACGGATGATCTCGTCCGCGCTCGGCGTGCTCTGCGCACGGGCGCTCTCGGGACGCGACACCGCGCTCGCCATCGCGAGCAGCGCGAGCGCAGCAACCTGGACGAACCTACGACGGTCAACGAGCATCGCCACCTCCCTCTCGGATCGAAGCTTTCGCGCCATAGCGCAACGTGCGCGGGAGACCAACAGGCGGCGGTCAGCCGAGCGCGCGACAGAACTCGGCGAGCCCGTCCTCCCACGGCGGCAGAACGATGCGCGGCTCCTGCAGCGTCGTCAGCACCGAGTAGCGCGGACGCGGCGCGGGACGCGGGAACTCCTCGGTCGTCACCGGCACCACCG
This window contains:
- a CDS encoding outer membrane lipoprotein-sorting protein, whose protein sequence is MLVDRRRFVQVAALALLAMASAVSRPESARAQSTPSADEIIRQMKAALEPPRPSLRKMDLTFDDRGTITKLQLAQARKRFPDGDRTLTVMLGPEGARGIAYLTMSPANGPAVEYLYVPVVRRIRKLVPAENYQSFLDTDFSYADLGMLPLETTNELLGTEVIDGRKAYKVQSIPTSVIQTWYYARTVTWIDAETLLPMRREFYSPAGEVFKVETFGSVSKVDGVPTPLQIRMQTLASNTSSTLDVTAIDYDVELPDELFDPEKLRFASEHEAFKKPLEKAPGAS